The Desulfonatronovibrio magnus genome includes the window CTGAATGTCCACTCGCTTACACCGTGATAAATAATCACGGGAATGATTATAGGCAAGTAGCCTGACAGCTTGTTACGTCTATACAGGTTCATCCATTTCTGGACCGAATAGTGAAGAGCTTGAAGAGGCAACTCAAAGAACCTGTCCCCACTTTCTTTCCATGCGCCACTACATAATCGCAGGGCTCAAATGGCTGGTCTTTACTTGCCAGAGACACAAAGTCGGCCTCATGGAATTCAATATTGGAGAGGCCTGTTCTTCTTACCAAACTTCTGGCGTGTGCTACCTGTTCCGGGTTAAAGTCCACACCCACAAAGTGCATGTTCGGGTTAGCCGCAGCCAGTACAGATAAACCCAGACCCTGACCACAGCCAAGTTCCAGCATTCTTTGGCTGGTGCTTGGTGGTTCAGAGCCCTTAAGTAAGGCTACCCAGTCCAGCCAGTTGGGTGCGAATTCTTTGTAGAAGCCGTAGGTGTAGGATGTGTCAGAGTAGTAGCCGTGTTGCCATGCGGTGGTCATGGGGTGGTCTCCAAAAGTTAATTGTGTAATTATGCAACAGCCTGATTATCCAAGGAGACTGAGTACTCATAGAGGGTTTCCGGATCAATATCTATATTGTCCGGCCAGGCAACAGTACCATTTAGCACAAATGCCTTAAGAAACCTGTTCCCTTCAGTGAGGACAAACCAGGGCTTCTGATTGATATAAGGCTTCATATCAAAATATCTATGTTCACCATTTTCAAACTTAATTATCATGCTGAAGTCAGGTTTAGGCTGCACATTTATAACATCAAGCAACATGATTATACCTCCTTACCTTAAAGGATCAATTCTAAACAGTTCAATGCCTTGATTGGCTAATTCCCAGTTAGCCGATAATTCCTCACGATGCAAGTCCACCCAGACTTGAACCATCCTCAGTTGCTTAGCGGGCAGGCTTCCAGCAAGCAAACTGCTGTCTTCAATAGAGATGGAAGCCTTATGTCCCTGATACCGGGCATGGATATGAGGCAGATGGTGTTTTTCCTTAATTTCGTAAAACATTGAAATAATTATGCCATAGAACATGCTGATTGTGGGCATGGTCAATCCTTTGCTGCTAAGTGCAAATAAATAAACTTATTGCTGATTCAGCGTTTCAGAAAGAGCTTTAGCATAAGCATTCCGTGCAGTTTGCAGGGCTGCTATCTCTGCCTGCAGCTCGGCTATTTTCCTATCCACAAACTGGATTGACCCAAGCTGGGCCTTGGCTTCTTCTGAGAGGGTATCTGAATCGTACTCTTTTCCATCAATTGTAATAGTTGGCATAATTGTCACTCCTTTTATGTTTATGTGTTTGAAAACTGATCCGGTTACCCATAGCGCCAATGATGAGACTCTTTTTGCTCATTACAAAAAAAGTCGATAATCAGAAACATTAAGGGCCTGGGCCAGCTTGCGGGCTCGTTCCTTACCAATCCCTCTCTTGCAGTTTTCCATCTCACTAATTTGATGCTGAGGAATTCCTGTCTTAAGAGA containing:
- a CDS encoding DUF2442 domain-containing protein; the protein is MLLDVINVQPKPDFSMIIKFENGEHRYFDMKPYINQKPWFVLTEGNRFLKAFVLNGTVAWPDNIDIDPETLYEYSVSLDNQAVA
- a CDS encoding DUF4160 domain-containing protein, translated to MPTISMFYGIIISMFYEIKEKHHLPHIHARYQGHKASISIEDSSLLAGSLPAKQLRMVQVWVDLHREELSANWELANQGIELFRIDPLR
- a CDS encoding class I SAM-dependent methyltransferase; protein product: MTTAWQHGYYSDTSYTYGFYKEFAPNWLDWVALLKGSEPPSTSQRMLELGCGQGLGLSVLAAANPNMHFVGVDFNPEQVAHARSLVRRTGLSNIEFHEADFVSLASKDQPFEPCDYVVAHGKKVGTGSLSCLFKLFTIRSRNG
- a CDS encoding DUF6447 family protein; amino-acid sequence: MPTITIDGKEYDSDTLSEEAKAQLGSIQFVDRKIAELQAEIAALQTARNAYAKALSETLNQQ